One segment of Vagococcus martis DNA contains the following:
- a CDS encoding phosphomevalonate kinase produces the protein MIKASAPGKLYIAGEYAVLEPGNPALIVALDQFITVTLKPADKQGSIRSSYSNGISIPWTRKNGKFYMDERDNPFSYIAGSVTIVESYLKELGLPLKYFDLTIESELDNKDGRKYGLGSSGAVTIATIKAILQFYKIDYDAELLYKLSAITHLSLHSNGSFGDLAASSFEGWVAYSCFEKDWVLERLANKAISLIDLLKEKWPKLMIEPLEAPTNLDLYIGWTGTPASTTLLVDTMNDEQHEMNGFYRDFLKKSADCVTDLIEAFKQSNIEQFQEGIRLNRSLLTSLAQKSGVDIETEALLSLCQSAEEFGGAAKSSGAGGGDCGIVLFKKEDDASSMLAQWETHGITNLPLKVYRTPNTTHQSIKAEA, from the coding sequence TTGATTAAAGCAAGTGCACCAGGAAAATTGTATATAGCAGGAGAATATGCTGTGTTAGAACCTGGAAATCCTGCGCTAATCGTTGCACTAGATCAATTCATTACTGTAACGCTAAAGCCCGCAGACAAACAAGGAAGTATCCGTTCATCTTATTCAAACGGTATTTCAATTCCTTGGACACGAAAAAATGGTAAATTTTATATGGATGAGCGTGATAATCCTTTTTCTTATATCGCGGGTTCTGTCACGATTGTTGAATCGTACTTAAAAGAATTAGGTTTACCGCTAAAATATTTTGATTTAACCATTGAAAGTGAATTAGACAATAAAGACGGTCGTAAATACGGATTAGGCTCTAGTGGTGCTGTGACGATTGCGACAATTAAAGCTATTTTACAATTTTATAAGATTGATTATGATGCTGAACTACTTTATAAATTATCAGCTATCACTCATCTTTCACTGCATAGCAATGGCTCTTTTGGTGATTTGGCAGCTAGTTCTTTTGAAGGATGGGTTGCTTACTCATGCTTTGAAAAAGATTGGGTACTGGAACGCTTAGCGAATAAAGCCATTAGTTTAATCGATTTATTAAAAGAAAAATGGCCAAAATTAATGATTGAACCACTTGAAGCACCAACTAATTTAGATTTATATATTGGTTGGACTGGAACACCAGCTTCTACTACATTACTTGTTGATACAATGAATGATGAACAACATGAAATGAATGGCTTTTACCGTGACTTTCTTAAAAAAAGTGCAGACTGTGTCACTGATTTGATTGAAGCATTTAAACAAAGCAATATCGAACAATTTCAAGAAGGAATCCGTTTAAATCGTTCTCTTTTAACATCTCTTGCTCAAAAAAGTGGCGTTGATATCGAAACTGAAGCATTATTAAGCTTATGTCAAAGTGCAGAAGAATTCGGTGGCGCTGCTAAATCATCAGGTGCTGGTGGCGGTGATTGTGGTATCGTACTATTTAAAAAAGAAGACGATGCATCCTCTATGTTGGCACAATGGGAAACACACGGTATAACGAATTTGCCTTTAAAAGTTTACCGTACGCCAAATACCACACATCAATCAATTAAAGCGGAGGCTTAG
- a CDS encoding arsenate reductase family protein: protein MTTFYWYPKCSTCKKAIAWLDEHQIDYKLIDMIETPPTKEQLVSWMETNDYPIRRFFNTSGVRYREQHLKDIVNDFSKEEAATRLTADGMLIKRPILELGDKVLLGFKESEYEELLLK from the coding sequence ATGACTACATTTTATTGGTACCCAAAATGTTCTACATGTAAAAAAGCCATTGCTTGGTTAGATGAGCACCAGATTGATTATAAATTAATCGACATGATTGAAACACCACCTACAAAAGAACAGCTTGTTTCTTGGATGGAAACAAATGATTACCCAATTCGTCGTTTTTTTAATACGAGTGGAGTAAGATATAGAGAACAACACTTAAAAGATATTGTAAATGATTTTTCTAAAGAAGAGGCTGCAACACGTTTAACTGCTGATGGCATGTTGATTAAGCGTCCTATTTTAGAATTAGGCGATAAAGTGTTATTAGGATTTAAAGAATCAGAATATGAAGAGTTATTGTTAAAATAA
- a CDS encoding SDR family NAD(P)-dependent oxidoreductase, protein MSVKTLKNKLVLITGASSGLGEAIAYEAAKKNASLILCARNVDKLQKVARTAQSMTRGTVIIKQLDISDYTSVENLVSYLDKEEIVIDVLVNNAGVGIFKPFIDTTQEDIELMFSVNVLGLMTLTQKIALRMIENEEGHIINIASQAGKIATPKSSVYAATKFAALGFSNALRLELKPFGIHVLTVNPGPMRTAFFDTADPTGEYLKQVSGFVTEPEKLAKKVVDNFGKSKREINTPWIMEIGSIGYTLFPRLGDFLAGGLFNKK, encoded by the coding sequence TTGTCAGTAAAAACGTTAAAAAATAAACTGGTCTTAATTACTGGTGCTTCTAGTGGATTGGGTGAAGCAATCGCTTATGAAGCAGCTAAAAAAAATGCGTCACTAATACTTTGTGCTAGAAATGTAGACAAGTTGCAAAAAGTCGCAAGGACTGCGCAATCTATGACTCGTGGAACGGTTATAATAAAACAGCTTGATATTAGTGATTATACAAGTGTTGAAAACTTAGTGAGCTATCTTGATAAAGAAGAGATAGTTATTGATGTCCTTGTTAATAATGCTGGAGTTGGAATCTTTAAGCCGTTTATTGACACAACACAAGAAGACATTGAGTTGATGTTTTCAGTTAATGTGTTAGGACTGATGACTCTAACACAAAAAATTGCTTTAAGAATGATAGAAAATGAAGAAGGGCATATTATCAACATTGCGTCTCAAGCTGGAAAAATAGCGACACCAAAATCAAGTGTCTATGCAGCTACGAAGTTTGCCGCGCTTGGCTTTTCAAATGCATTACGTTTAGAATTAAAACCATTTGGAATTCATGTGTTAACAGTCAATCCAGGACCAATGAGAACAGCCTTTTTCGATACAGCAGATCCAACAGGTGAGTATTTGAAACAAGTATCAGGCTTTGTCACAGAACCAGAAAAACTTGCGAAAAAAGTAGTTGATAATTTTGGAAAATCCAAAAGAGAAATCAACACACCTTGGATTATGGAAATAGGTAGTATTGGTTATACACTATTTCCGAGGTTAGGGGATTTTTTAGCAGGTGGATTGTTTAATAAAAAGTAA
- a CDS encoding class I SAM-dependent methyltransferase has product MFKEYGPLSTMMYQKTKAVGQSLDGDIEYYYDFLQDVKGSILEAGVGTGRVLIPLLEKGLNVEGVDVSEDMLSQCKQNMEAYSVSTFVYQQDLFDLSLNKEYEAIIMPTGSFCLLEKDRIEKVLRGFYHCLSCKGKVILDLIVPNDFKKGKITQSKIDISNTETIIYTHYDESIDWISQQTTSIDKYELINEGKVVETEYSHFTLYWYGLKEFEWLIQSLGFKLIKYDDGYNRGVPGIVTAILEKQEE; this is encoded by the coding sequence ATGTTTAAAGAGTATGGTCCTCTTAGCACAATGATGTATCAGAAAACAAAAGCAGTAGGTCAATCCTTGGATGGTGATATTGAATATTATTACGATTTTTTACAAGATGTGAAGGGAAGTATTCTGGAAGCTGGTGTTGGAACAGGCCGGGTTCTTATCCCATTATTAGAAAAAGGACTAAATGTTGAAGGCGTTGATGTGTCGGAAGACATGTTATCACAATGCAAACAAAATATGGAGGCATATTCTGTGTCAACATTTGTTTACCAACAAGATTTGTTTGACTTATCATTGAATAAAGAATATGAAGCGATTATTATGCCGACTGGGAGTTTTTGCTTATTAGAAAAAGATAGGATAGAAAAAGTTTTGAGGGGGTTTTATCACTGCTTAAGTTGTAAGGGGAAAGTGATTTTAGATTTAATTGTCCCGAATGATTTTAAAAAAGGAAAAATCACACAATCTAAAATTGATATATCTAATACTGAGACTATTATATATACTCATTACGATGAATCCATCGACTGGATTAGTCAACAAACAACCTCTATTGACAAGTATGAATTAATAAATGAAGGTAAAGTAGTTGAAACAGAGTATTCCCATTTTACTTTATATTGGTATGGGTTAAAAGAATTTGAGTGGTTGATACAGTCATTAGGATTTAAATTAATTAAATATGATGACGGATACAATCGAGGCGTTCCGGGTATTGTGACTGCGATATTGGAAAAACAAGAAGAGTGA
- a CDS encoding metal-dependent transcriptional regulator, with product MSRSSNKEDYLKAIYENNGIDEFVSNKTLSQHLHVSPASVSEMVEKLQKDGLIEYKPYTGAKLTLEGLNQTIIIIRNHRIIETFLYDKLGYSLYDLHHLSEELEHVKDSVFFNRLYDYLGNPTNCPHGGIIPTQDNYREQAIIPLTQFNIGDTPIIGRVMDDVSVLTYLDSINLSIGDTVTIIDIDEFNELIIFKINKDNSQHHISHKQANIIFSTNETS from the coding sequence ATGTCAAGATCTTCCAATAAAGAAGACTATTTAAAAGCGATTTATGAGAACAATGGCATTGACGAATTTGTTTCAAATAAAACACTCTCCCAACATCTTCATGTATCCCCTGCGTCTGTTAGCGAAATGGTTGAAAAGCTACAAAAAGATGGATTGATTGAGTATAAACCGTATACTGGAGCAAAATTGACTCTTGAAGGATTAAATCAAACGATTATTATCATTAGAAACCATCGAATTATCGAAACCTTTTTATACGATAAATTAGGATATTCTTTATACGATTTGCATCACCTATCTGAAGAACTAGAACATGTTAAAGATTCCGTATTCTTTAATAGATTATATGATTATTTAGGAAATCCAACCAACTGTCCCCATGGTGGTATCATACCAACACAAGACAACTACAGAGAACAAGCAATTATTCCCTTGACCCAATTTAATATTGGCGACACTCCTATTATTGGCCGAGTTATGGACGATGTATCAGTCTTAACTTATCTTGACAGCATTAATCTATCAATTGGTGACACTGTCACTATAATAGATATTGATGAATTTAATGAACTAATTATATTTAAGATTAATAAGGATAATTCTCAACACCATATTAGCCATAAACAGGCTAATATTATTTTTTCAACAAACGAAACATCTTAA
- a CDS encoding peptidylprolyl isomerase — translation MKKQQLLLASTTLLLSLALFSACGNNDSAKQKTVTSKTEQSTAASSTATSESVDINSLELPQLSTEVAKDEDLVEMVTTEGSIKIKLFPKIAPKAVENFMTHAKDGYYNGLIFHRVINDFMIQGGDPEGNGTGGSSIWDKPFEDEFSNQLYNLRGALSMANSGANTNGSQFFIVQNSDDMSDGLLAEDVPAKIIDAYKKGGAPHLDGKHTVFGQVIEGMDVVDKIAKSETGENDKPKKDIKIEKINILQEATE, via the coding sequence ATGAAGAAACAACAATTGTTATTAGCGTCAACAACTCTTCTTTTATCATTGGCTTTGTTTTCAGCTTGTGGTAATAACGATTCAGCAAAACAAAAAACTGTAACAAGTAAAACAGAACAATCAACAGCTGCTTCAAGTACAGCAACTTCAGAATCAGTAGATATTAATTCTTTAGAGCTACCACAATTATCAACAGAAGTAGCAAAAGACGAAGACTTAGTTGAAATGGTGACAACTGAAGGATCAATTAAAATTAAATTGTTCCCTAAAATTGCACCAAAAGCAGTTGAAAACTTTATGACACACGCTAAAGATGGATACTATAATGGCCTTATTTTTCATCGTGTAATAAATGATTTCATGATTCAAGGTGGAGACCCTGAGGGAAATGGTACTGGCGGTTCAAGTATTTGGGATAAACCATTTGAAGATGAATTTTCAAATCAATTGTATAACTTAAGAGGTGCTCTATCTATGGCAAACTCTGGTGCAAATACAAATGGCAGTCAATTCTTCATCGTTCAAAATAGCGATGATATGTCTGATGGATTGTTAGCTGAAGATGTGCCTGCAAAAATCATCGACGCTTATAAAAAAGGCGGCGCACCTCATCTAGATGGAAAGCATACTGTATTCGGCCAAGTTATTGAGGGTATGGACGTTGTAGATAAAATTGCAAAATCCGAAACAGGAGAAAATGATAAACCGAAAAAAGATATCAAAATCGAAAAAATCAATATCTTACAAGAAGCAACTGAATAA
- the rnz gene encoding ribonuclease Z, whose protein sequence is MELQFLGTGAGVPAKQRNVTSIALKLLDERNEVWLFDCGEGTQQQILNTTIRPRKIAKIFVTHLHGDHILGLPGLISSRSFQGGTDKLEIYGPKGIKDYIELSLKISDTHLKYPIKFIEIDKEGLIFDDKTFSVYCDYLDHRIECFGYRVVEKDYPGELNVQKLREENVMPGPIYKKIKDGEIVTLEDGRTIDGKDYLGPDIKGRVVTILGDTRTHPNCYTLAEGADVLVHESTFSASEGKLARNYYHSTSLQAATVAKKANAKQLFLTHISARYLGRQALELQTEAQTVFKNSTIVKDFDVFDIPLVK, encoded by the coding sequence ATGGAACTACAATTTTTAGGAACAGGTGCAGGTGTACCTGCCAAACAACGTAATGTGACAAGCATTGCTTTAAAGTTATTAGATGAAAGAAACGAAGTATGGTTATTTGATTGTGGAGAAGGCACACAGCAACAGATTTTAAATACAACCATTCGACCTCGAAAAATTGCTAAAATATTTGTGACACATTTACATGGTGATCATATATTGGGATTACCTGGTTTAATCAGCAGTCGGTCATTTCAAGGTGGAACAGATAAACTTGAAATATATGGTCCTAAAGGAATCAAAGACTATATTGAGTTGAGTCTGAAGATATCTGACACACATTTAAAATACCCGATTAAATTTATCGAAATTGACAAAGAAGGACTTATTTTTGATGACAAGACATTTAGTGTGTATTGTGATTATTTGGATCATCGAATTGAGTGCTTTGGGTATCGTGTTGTTGAAAAAGATTATCCAGGGGAATTAAACGTTCAGAAATTACGTGAAGAAAACGTCATGCCCGGTCCAATTTATAAAAAAATTAAAGATGGTGAAATTGTTACTTTAGAAGATGGTCGTACTATTGATGGAAAAGACTACTTAGGACCAGATATTAAGGGCCGAGTTGTGACGATTCTTGGTGACACAAGAACGCACCCGAATTGTTATACATTAGCTGAAGGAGCAGACGTTTTGGTGCATGAAAGCACATTTAGCGCATCAGAAGGTAAACTTGCCCGTAATTATTATCATTCAACGAGTTTACAGGCAGCAACTGTAGCTAAAAAAGCAAATGCTAAACAGCTATTTTTAACTCATATCAGTGCCCGGTATTTAGGAAGACAAGCTTTAGAATTACAAACTGAAGCACAAACTGTTTTTAAAAATTCAACCATAGTTAAAGATTTTGATGTATTTGATATTCCTTTGGTAAAATAA
- the mvk gene encoding mevalonate kinase, translating into MAPKQSGIGQSHGKIILLGEHAVVYNYPSIAIPFPKTSIQTIVKKAIQEPTISCDFYTGLLGDMPELLDSLKEAIHLSLKTLNQESYPLDITINSSIPAERGMGSSAAVAVATIRGIFDYFDVSLTQEKLLDLVNTSEKIAHGNPSGLDALMTSSSTPYYFKKGQMEVPLHMMLNAYLVVADTGETGQTKEAVESISHKLKGNTKEHTLALIHTLGSLPDKGRIALESDRAKELGSYMSQAHQILKELGVSSPSLDRLVDAAMTHGALGAKLTGGGRGGCMIALAIDKKSAHEIAQTLKDFGAKQTWVYEMSDHL; encoded by the coding sequence ATGGCACCAAAACAATCCGGAATTGGACAATCTCATGGTAAAATTATTCTACTAGGTGAACATGCAGTAGTTTATAATTATCCATCGATTGCTATACCTTTTCCTAAAACATCGATTCAAACAATTGTCAAAAAAGCAATCCAAGAACCAACTATTTCGTGTGATTTTTACACTGGATTATTAGGTGACATGCCTGAGTTATTAGATAGCTTAAAAGAAGCGATTCATCTCAGCTTAAAAACATTAAATCAAGAATCCTACCCATTAGACATTACCATTAACAGCTCAATTCCTGCTGAAAGAGGAATGGGGTCAAGTGCTGCAGTTGCTGTTGCAACCATTAGAGGGATTTTTGATTACTTTGACGTGTCATTAACACAAGAAAAACTACTTGATTTAGTAAATACTTCTGAAAAAATTGCTCACGGAAATCCAAGTGGACTGGATGCTCTAATGACCAGTTCCTCAACTCCTTACTATTTTAAAAAAGGACAAATGGAAGTTCCGCTTCACATGATGTTGAATGCTTATCTTGTCGTAGCAGATACTGGTGAAACAGGACAAACAAAAGAAGCGGTTGAAAGTATTAGCCATAAACTAAAAGGAAACACTAAAGAGCATACACTTGCACTAATCCATACATTAGGATCTTTGCCAGACAAAGGAAGAATCGCTTTAGAATCAGATCGTGCTAAAGAACTTGGTTCCTACATGTCTCAAGCACACCAAATTTTAAAAGAATTAGGTGTGTCCAGTCCATCATTAGATAGACTGGTTGACGCTGCCATGACTCACGGCGCACTTGGGGCAAAACTAACCGGTGGCGGACGCGGTGGATGTATGATAGCATTAGCAATAGATAAAAAATCAGCTCATGAAATTGCCCAAACGTTAAAAGATTTTGGTGCAAAACAAACATGGGTATATGAAATGAGTGACCATTTATGA
- a CDS encoding lipopolysaccharide assembly protein LapA domain-containing protein gives MKNTTKTIVILLLLFVVVLFAVINAQPITINFIFTKQRVPLVLIIISSVIIGAIIALIGTMGTIWKKNRTVKELNKKIEDLKASPLDDTSSEYVSTLEGKYKESQLELSDLRHKLVNQMMSTPADPNSSTQTNELTETMKD, from the coding sequence ATGAAAAATACAACTAAGACGATTGTTATTTTATTATTACTATTTGTAGTAGTGTTGTTTGCTGTAATAAATGCTCAACCAATAACTATTAATTTTATATTTACCAAGCAACGTGTACCACTTGTTTTAATTATTATATCATCTGTTATCATTGGTGCGATTATCGCATTAATTGGGACAATGGGGACTATTTGGAAGAAAAATAGAACGGTTAAAGAGCTAAATAAAAAAATTGAAGATTTAAAAGCGAGTCCACTTGATGACACCAGTTCAGAATATGTGTCAACTTTAGAGGGAAAATATAAAGAAAGCCAGTTAGAGTTATCAGATTTACGTCACAAACTCGTTAATCAAATGATGAGTACTCCAGCTGATCCCAACTCAAGTACACAAACAAATGAGTTAACAGAAACGATGAAGGATTAG
- the obgE gene encoding GTPase ObgE encodes MSMFLDQVTIDVKAGNGGDGMVAFRREKYVPDGGPAGGDGGRGGSIIFQVDEGLRTLMDFRYNRHFKATPGEHGMSKGMHGRGAEDTYVSVPPGTVVRDVETGQVLGDLLVKGQTLLVAKGGRGGRGNIRFATPRNPAPEISENGEPGQERKLELELKVLADVGLVGFPSVGKSTLLSIVSKARPKIGAYHFTTIVPNLGMVTTSDGRSFVMADLPGLIEGASEGVGLGTQFLRHIERTRVILHVVDMSGMEGRDPFEDYLLINKELESYDLRLMERPQLIVANKMDMPEAEENLVEFKKKLAELKTDEWEDDIKIFPISGVTQQGVAPLLNATADLLEVTPEFPLYFEDEEEEDVVNYTFKEDEPEFTISREDDATWVLSGDKLEKLFVMTNFDREESTMKFARQLRGMGVDETLRTMGAKDGDLVRIKDFVFEFVD; translated from the coding sequence ATGTCCATGTTTTTAGATCAAGTAACGATTGACGTAAAAGCCGGTAATGGTGGAGACGGTATGGTGGCATTTAGACGAGAAAAATATGTTCCAGACGGTGGACCAGCTGGTGGTGATGGAGGTCGTGGTGGCAGTATTATATTTCAAGTAGATGAAGGTCTACGTACGTTAATGGATTTTAGATACAATCGACATTTTAAGGCAACTCCTGGTGAGCATGGTATGAGTAAAGGCATGCATGGTAGAGGGGCTGAAGATACATATGTCAGCGTTCCCCCAGGTACAGTCGTAAGAGATGTTGAAACAGGTCAAGTTTTAGGTGATTTGTTAGTTAAAGGGCAAACACTTTTAGTGGCTAAAGGTGGACGTGGTGGACGTGGAAACATTCGTTTTGCAACACCAAGAAATCCAGCACCTGAAATATCTGAAAATGGTGAACCAGGTCAAGAAAGAAAACTAGAGTTAGAATTAAAAGTTTTAGCAGATGTAGGGTTAGTAGGATTTCCTTCAGTTGGAAAATCAACGCTATTATCTATCGTATCAAAAGCTAGACCAAAAATCGGTGCATATCATTTTACAACGATTGTCCCAAACTTAGGGATGGTCACAACAAGTGATGGACGTAGTTTTGTTATGGCAGATTTACCAGGACTAATCGAAGGGGCTTCAGAGGGTGTTGGTTTAGGAACACAATTTTTACGTCATATCGAACGAACTCGCGTAATTTTACATGTGGTAGATATGAGTGGAATGGAAGGGCGAGATCCATTTGAAGACTATTTATTGATTAATAAAGAGTTGGAATCTTATGATTTACGTTTAATGGAAAGACCACAACTTATTGTTGCTAATAAAATGGATATGCCAGAAGCAGAAGAAAATTTGGTTGAATTTAAGAAAAAATTAGCTGAATTAAAAACAGATGAATGGGAAGATGATATTAAAATATTCCCAATATCAGGTGTGACGCAACAAGGTGTGGCACCGTTACTAAATGCTACAGCAGATTTATTAGAAGTAACGCCAGAATTTCCTCTTTACTTTGAAGATGAAGAAGAGGAAGATGTGGTTAACTATACATTCAAAGAAGATGAACCAGAGTTTACTATCTCTCGTGAAGATGACGCAACTTGGGTCTTATCAGGTGACAAATTAGAAAAACTATTTGTTATGACAAACTTTGATAGAGAAGAAAGTACCATGAAGTTTGCTCGTCAGCTGCGTGGCATGGGTGTTGATGAAACACTTCGAACCATGGGAGCAAAAGATGGCGATTTAGTTCGCATCAAAGACTTTGTATTTGAATTTGTTGACTAA
- a CDS encoding FtsW/RodA/SpoVE family cell cycle protein, giving the protein MLRTEKREFHQINYRILLPVFFLSIIGLMSMYVAISGEYSSTDFLKKMLQQVLWYAIGGASLYVTMIIKPEIIWKLTPYAYILGLILMVALLFFYDVPLALETGSKNWFRFGSVTFQPAELVKILYILMLSYIVTGHNQMYQVRDIKTDGLLVGKMLLVTLPIAILLNLQNDFGTMLVFLAILGGVFLVSGISWKIILAVVTLALFLGLALVYLVTTDSGREFLYKLGFKAYQFARIDAWIDPFFDPNNQSYQQVQALLAIATGGFFGKGFNVTDVYVPVRSSDMIFSVVAENFGFIGSVFVILMYLLLVYRMIKTCFETKNVFFSYITAGIVMMIVFHVFENIGANIGLLPLTGIPLPFISQGGSALLSNMIAVGLVMNMTYHYTSIKIKRQRL; this is encoded by the coding sequence ATGTTACGAACGGAAAAAAGGGAGTTTCATCAGATTAATTATCGGATATTATTACCAGTTTTCTTTCTAAGTATTATCGGATTGATGTCAATGTATGTGGCAATCAGTGGTGAGTACTCGTCAACAGATTTTTTAAAAAAAATGTTACAGCAAGTACTCTGGTATGCCATTGGAGGAGCTTCATTGTATGTAACAATGATAATTAAACCAGAAATTATATGGAAACTAACGCCATATGCTTATATCTTAGGTTTGATTTTAATGGTAGCATTATTATTTTTTTATGATGTCCCACTTGCGTTAGAAACCGGATCTAAAAATTGGTTTCGTTTTGGGTCAGTAACATTTCAACCAGCTGAGTTGGTTAAGATTTTATATATTTTGATGTTGTCCTATATTGTGACAGGTCATAATCAAATGTATCAAGTACGAGATATAAAAACAGATGGATTACTAGTAGGAAAAATGCTTTTAGTAACGTTACCTATTGCTATTTTATTAAATCTACAAAATGATTTTGGTACGATGCTAGTCTTTTTAGCGATACTAGGTGGCGTGTTTTTAGTATCTGGTATTTCGTGGAAAATAATTTTAGCTGTGGTAACACTTGCGCTATTTTTAGGATTGGCATTGGTATATCTAGTCACAACAGATAGCGGTAGAGAATTTTTATATAAATTAGGATTCAAAGCTTACCAATTCGCTAGAATAGATGCCTGGATTGATCCTTTCTTTGATCCGAATAACCAATCTTATCAGCAAGTACAGGCCTTATTAGCCATTGCAACAGGTGGTTTTTTTGGTAAAGGATTTAATGTGACAGATGTCTATGTTCCCGTTAGATCATCAGACATGATTTTTTCAGTGGTTGCAGAAAATTTTGGATTTATTGGAAGTGTATTTGTTATCTTGATGTACTTATTGTTAGTATATCGTATGATTAAAACTTGTTTTGAAACAAAAAATGTTTTTTTCTCATATATTACAGCAGGTATTGTGATGATGATTGTATTCCATGTTTTTGAAAATATTGGGGCAAATATCGGTTTATTACCACTTACGGGAATTCCGCTTCCATTTATTAGTCAAGGTGGATCAGCTTTGTTAAGTAATATGATAGCTGTTGGATTGGTGATGAATATGACATATCACTATACATCGATAAAAATTAAAAGGCAGCGATTATAG
- the mvaD gene encoding diphosphomevalonate decarboxylase, which yields MKNIGRCRAHTNIALIKYWGKRNNELFLPMNSSLSLTLDAFYTDTSVTLDDTLTEDVFYLNGIKQDKTETTKINRFLNLFRETAKDNTFAKVESYNHVPTAAGLASSASAFAALAGAANSAWKLNLDKQTLSTYARQGSGSSTRSIYGGLVEWNMGEGNLSETSHAIEVDDASWDLGMIIIAINKQQKKLSSRVGMKQTVDTSPFYPVWVTEAKKDLIDIKQAINEKDFIRLGEITESNGMKMHATMLGATPPISYWEPDSVKAINKVKEIRNNGIPCYVTMDAGPNVKVLCRQSQMSDILNKLEESFTNDQLICSKVGEGIRELTDEEWSY from the coding sequence ATGAAAAATATCGGCAGATGTCGTGCTCATACGAATATTGCATTAATTAAATATTGGGGAAAAAGAAATAATGAATTATTCTTACCTATGAATAGCAGCTTATCGTTAACTTTAGATGCTTTTTATACCGATACATCCGTTACACTTGATGATACTTTGACTGAAGATGTATTTTATTTAAATGGTATAAAGCAAGATAAAACTGAAACAACAAAAATAAATCGATTTTTAAATTTATTTCGTGAAACTGCAAAAGATAATACATTTGCTAAAGTAGAAAGCTATAATCATGTACCAACAGCTGCTGGACTAGCTTCCTCAGCATCAGCTTTTGCTGCGCTTGCTGGAGCTGCGAATAGTGCTTGGAAGTTAAATCTTGATAAACAAACACTCTCTACCTATGCTCGTCAGGGAAGCGGAAGTTCAACACGAAGTATTTATGGTGGTTTAGTTGAGTGGAATATGGGTGAAGGAAACCTATCTGAAACCAGTCACGCGATTGAAGTTGATGATGCTTCATGGGATTTAGGTATGATTATCATCGCTATCAACAAACAACAAAAAAAACTTTCAAGTCGTGTTGGGATGAAACAAACAGTTGATACATCTCCTTTCTATCCAGTATGGGTTACAGAAGCTAAAAAGGATTTAATCGACATCAAACAAGCCATCAACGAAAAAGATTTTATCAGATTGGGAGAAATTACTGAATCTAATGGAATGAAAATGCATGCCACCATGCTTGGGGCAACTCCTCCTATTTCTTATTGGGAACCAGATAGTGTTAAAGCAATCAATAAAGTTAAAGAAATTCGTAACAATGGCATCCCTTGTTATGTTACAATGGACGCTGGACCGAATGTAAAAGTATTATGTAGACAATCACAAATGTCTGACATCTTAAACAAATTAGAAGAAAGTTTCACAAATGATCAGTTAATTTGCTCAAAAGTGGGAGAAGGCATCAGAGAATTAACTGACGAAGAATGGAGTTACTAA
- a CDS encoding glycine cleavage system protein H, giving the protein MSEETLWVKEVSEGKKVGLTSTAQDDLGSITFAMLPKVGKEVIAGEPVVELEAEKAVVEYDSPVSGVVVSINEAAEKNPKLLDEKDAWLYIVK; this is encoded by the coding sequence ATGTCAGAAGAAACATTATGGGTGAAAGAAGTATCAGAAGGTAAAAAAGTTGGCTTAACATCGACTGCTCAAGATGATTTAGGAAGTATCACATTTGCGATGTTACCAAAAGTTGGAAAAGAAGTAATAGCAGGTGAACCAGTTGTGGAACTTGAAGCTGAAAAAGCAGTTGTTGAGTATGACTCTCCTGTTTCTGGAGTGGTTGTGTCAATCAATGAAGCAGCAGAAAAAAATCCCAAGCTGTTAGATGAAAAAGATGCTTGGTTATATATTGTAAAATAA